One genomic window of Clostridioides sp. ES-S-0054-01 includes the following:
- a CDS encoding RraA family protein: MAIGNRVYLKRDLPDKELVKRFSVLPAANVGDCMYRSSALSSEIKLMSSPKNRMCGVALTVKSRPGDNLMLHQALNIAQEGDVIILSNNGDRTQAIMGEIMYKYLADFKKVAGIVIDGPIRDIDFISKSSCPIYATGTTPGGPYKEGPGEVNVPISIGGIAVNPGDIILGDQDGVIVIPKNDAVDLIEKAEANAKQDHDKVVKASEGTANRDWVKETLEKKGVEIIDDVYRV, from the coding sequence ATGGCAATAGGAAATAGAGTATATTTAAAAAGAGACTTACCAGATAAAGAACTTGTAAAAAGATTCAGCGTATTACCAGCAGCAAATGTGGGAGACTGTATGTATAGGTCAAGTGCATTAAGCTCAGAAATAAAGTTAATGTCTTCGCCAAAAAATAGAATGTGTGGAGTTGCATTAACAGTAAAATCAAGACCAGGAGATAATTTAATGCTTCACCAAGCCCTTAATATAGCTCAAGAAGGAGATGTAATAATACTATCTAATAATGGAGATAGAACACAAGCTATCATGGGAGAAATCATGTACAAATATCTTGCAGATTTCAAAAAAGTAGCTGGAATTGTAATAGATGGTCCAATAAGAGATATTGATTTCATATCAAAGTCTAGTTGTCCAATATATGCTACAGGAACTACTCCAGGTGGTCCATATAAAGAAGGTCCTGGTGAGGTAAATGTACCTATCTCTATAGGTGGAATTGCTGTCAATCCAGGTGATATAATACTAGGAGACCAAGATGGTGTAATAGTAATCCCTAAAAATGATGCAGTAGACCTTATTGAGAAAGCAGAAGCAAATGCTAAACAAGACCACGATAAGGTCGTAAAGGCTTCTGAAGGAACTGCAAATAGAGACTGGGTAAAGGAAACTTTAGAAAAAAAAGGCGTGGAAATTATAGATGATGTTTATAGAGTTTAA
- a CDS encoding hydroxyacid dehydrogenase produces MGWKILLPQEIMQEGRDYLESRGHELITGSGMETKDIINDIKGIDAIIVRLSKITREVFEAADNLKVIVRHGAGFDTVDLEAAKEFGVQVLYCPVANSTSVAEVTLMYMLYCSRNYTKVRKNFIDDYYKAKLRTPKCELDGKTVGIIGCGNIGSRVAKMCMDGFNMKVVAYDPYKSSKDFPLGVEVTRDINKIYKESDFVSVHCPTTSVTKNFIGKEQFNMMKETAFFINAARGSVVDEQALYEACRDNVIAGAGLDVLQQEPVDSKNPILYLDNVVVSPHIGAATKEATNRASLHSAIGVNEVFEGKNPTWPVKLIDWDNATIYND; encoded by the coding sequence ATGGGTTGGAAAATATTATTACCACAAGAAATAATGCAAGAAGGTAGGGATTACTTAGAAAGTAGAGGTCATGAACTAATAACTGGTTCAGGCATGGAGACTAAAGATATAATAAATGATATAAAAGGTATTGATGCAATTATAGTTAGGCTATCTAAAATAACGAGAGAGGTATTTGAAGCTGCTGATAATCTAAAAGTAATAGTGCGTCATGGTGCAGGATTTGATACTGTCGATTTGGAGGCAGCAAAAGAATTTGGTGTTCAAGTATTGTATTGTCCAGTAGCAAATAGTACTTCTGTTGCAGAGGTAACATTAATGTATATGTTATATTGCTCTAGAAATTATACAAAAGTAAGAAAAAACTTTATAGATGACTACTATAAAGCTAAATTAAGAACGCCTAAATGTGAGCTTGATGGAAAAACTGTAGGAATTATTGGATGCGGAAACATAGGTTCAAGAGTTGCTAAGATGTGCATGGATGGATTTAATATGAAAGTAGTTGCATATGACCCATATAAATCATCTAAAGATTTTCCACTAGGTGTAGAAGTGACTAGAGATATAAATAAAATATACAAAGAAAGTGATTTCGTTTCTGTTCACTGTCCAACGACTTCTGTTACTAAAAATTTTATAGGAAAAGAACAGTTTAATATGATGAAAGAAACAGCATTTTTTATAAATGCAGCTAGAGGAAGTGTCGTAGATGAACAAGCTTTATATGAAGCATGTAGAGATAATGTTATAGCAGGTGCTGGTTTAGATGTGTTACAACAAGAGCCAGTAGACTCAAAAAATCCTATATTGTATTTAGATAATGTAGTGGTATCCCCTCATATAGGAGCAGCAACTAAAGAAGCTACTAATAGAGCATCTTTACACTCTGCAATTGGGGTTAATGAGGTATTTGAAGGTAAAAATCCTACTTGGCCAGTAAAATTAATAGATTGGGATAATGCAACTATATACAATGATTAG